The Theobroma cacao cultivar B97-61/B2 chromosome 1, Criollo_cocoa_genome_V2, whole genome shotgun sequence genome contains the following window.
ACCTATTGCATGGTATTGCTACATGATATCGAGGCGTTGTAGTTTCTTCATTTTGGAGATAATTTTAAAGTGATCTTTGAGTTTTTATTTGCTCAGGTGCTACTTTGCTTGTGAAGTCCTCAATCAGAAAATCTATGCAATTGGTGGATTAGGTTTAAACTCAAATGTTCCACATTCTTGGGACACTTATGATCCTTGCACAAACAATTGGAAATCTTTTTCAGATCCAAACATTGTTCCTGAAATTGAAGATTCCTTTGTGTTGGATGGGAAGATCTATATTCGCTGTGGCAGATCTGCGGTAACTTCCCATGTTTATGCAGTAGTTTATGAACCATCGAGTTGCACTTGGCAGCATGCAGATGCTGACATGGCATCAGGCTGGCAAGGTCCTGCAGTTGTTTTAAATGGGACTCTTTATGTGCTGGATGAGAGTTCTGGAACAAGGTTAATAATGTGGCAGAAGGAAATTAGGGAGTGGGTGCCCCTAGGTAGGCTTTCGCCCCTACTTACAAGACCACCCTGCAAGCTTGTTGCTGTTGGAAAGAGCATTTATGTGATAGGGAAGGGGCGTAGCACGGTAGTTGTGGATGTTAGCAATGCAGGAAATATGGGAGGGATGATGGTGAGTTCTTCCATACCTAAACTGACTTCAAATGATGAGATATTAAGTTGTAAATGTTTGTCCATTTAAATCCTTTGGTTCTTGGAAAACCTGGGGTTGGATTTGTTGTCCATTGTTGTGCAATATTCTTTGGTTCTGACCGCAGAAACGAAAATCATTACTTTTGTAAGTTACACATGTTATCATTCTATATAACACTACAGCTGAATCAAACATGTATCATTTTGTGGATTGACATCATTTTTGGCAACCGCTAGTTGTATTGTTTGTAAAAAAAACAGGGCAGCATGGTTACAGTCCTGCAGGATACCGACTTCAATTCATTCGAGCAAGATGAGTACTAGTTGTTtgtcaagaaaaaaatagtatCAATCTAAAGAAACACCAAAGGCTACAAACTTCAAGCAAAAGTCAATGCTAACAATAATTACATTCAAACAGCTCTACATTTCTGGAACACACATGAAATCTTGGCAGAATTGAGCAGCAAAAGAAACACTAGTACAAAAAAATTTGCATATCAATACAGCAATGATGCCCCTTTGTAATATATTATCAACCGAGGCACCAAAAGCAATGGTTTCAAGTAATTACACCTATGTGGGAAAAAAACCTCCCAAATCCAATTACCCTTTTCTTCCAAGTCTAGATGCAATGGATCCACCATTTCCACACATGTCAATTATGGAAAAATCATCCTTCATTGGATCAactgatttttctctttttaaaagCTGGATGTATAATGCCATTGGAAGAGTCAACCTTCTCAATCCTGGCAATACACTCTTTCATCCTCTTCAAAACAACTGGCATAGCTGAAATAttacttgaaattttttctctAAGTAATCGAATCTTCTCTTCCGTCCTTTGCTCTTTATCTAATTCAATCGCTTCTGAATctatacaaacaaaaaatctTGGTCAATATCTTGATTACATAAGTCAGCAAATGAAATGGCATTCAAGAAAGATTTATCAAACCCCAATTTTACAAACCCTAAAAAGTCTACGGACCTGCATTATGCTCTCCGGATGGTCCAGGCTCGGACCCGTCATCGATGCCGGGCAAATTGGGTCTTTGAGAAGAGAGAATTGAATCAAGAGTGGTTTTGAGCTGATCTGGAATAGTGGCTCTGTATTCTAGAATCTTCTCCGCCATTTTCTTCACATCCGATTCCAGCTCCTCCAAGTCCTCTTCGGATTCCGGATCCGATTCGTCTCCTCGATTGTCAATGCGCGCCTCTAGAGTATTGGTTTTGTTGTCTAGGGCCATGGATTAAAAGGAGAAGACTTGAATTTGCTTGCTgagagattttttttcctttttggggGAGGGCTTTAgggttttgaaatttgaaaaatttcgAGCGTAAATCTTGTCTGAGATTTTCGTTGGGGTTTTGCCTGTTACtggtttttgattttgaaacaCTCTGAAATGAGCCCGTTTCCACTCAGGTGAAAGCGACGTCGTATCAGGCCTGATACGTTAAACGAATGACTTGAAACAAATTAACGGCGTCGTTTTAAAAGTCGACAATGAATGAATGATCATATATCCCCATTCGAATCCCCCGCCTGAATAAAAAACAGTTGACAGAACTTTCTTTTGGCTGTTTGGTTAGCCAGTAAACGGATGGAAAATTGCCTAAAACCAAAAtcaagaaagtagaaaaaagaaattaaagtaaattttttttccgaTAAACCAGACAGAAAAATTCATCTTGATTGTTCTTCCAATCCCTGCGTTGAAACCACTTGATGTCAAGCTCCATTTCCAGGCGAACGAAACGAGGCAGTTAATTTGATTAGTCAAAATCTAAGAATGAAGACAAAACAATAAAGGAAGATAACTTTGAGCGGCTCCGA
Protein-coding sequences here:
- the LOC18614146 gene encoding F-box/kelch-repeat protein SKIP4, coding for MDSAEGGSDGNSQTEQTQEPLIGGLPDDIALSCLARVPREYHTVLKCVSRRWRDLVHSEEWHVYRRKHNLDETWIYALCQDKFERVCCYVLDPDSSRRSWKQLRGLPSLSLRRKGIGFEVLGKKLYLMGGCRWSEDATDEAYCYDASIYAWTEANPLSTARCYFACEVLNQKIYAIGGLGLNSNVPHSWDTYDPCTNNWKSFSDPNIVPEIEDSFVLDGKIYIRCGRSAVTSHVYAVVYEPSSCTWQHADADMASGWQGPAVVLNGTLYVLDESSGTRLIMWQKEIREWVPLGRLSPLLTRPPCKLVAVGKSIYVIGKGRSTVVVDVSNAGNMGGMMVSSSIPKLTSNDEILSCKCLSI
- the LOC18614147 gene encoding uncharacterized protein LOC18614147, with protein sequence MALDNKTNTLEARIDNRGDESDPESEEDLEELESDVKKMAEKILEYRATIPDQLKTTLDSILSSQRPNLPGIDDGSEPGPSGEHNADSEAIELDKEQRTEEKIRLLREKISSNISAMPVVLKRMKECIARIEKVDSSNGIIHPAFKKRKIS